The Hyperolius riggenbachi isolate aHypRig1 chromosome 3, aHypRig1.pri, whole genome shotgun sequence genome window below encodes:
- the LOC137562463 gene encoding C-reactive protein-like isoform X2 encodes MKLCALLLLFLIPAPGSQAQQDLSGKVFVFPEKNSLNYVILKANITRPLENATVCVSHYSDLIGRYVIFSLSTPGKNNAFLISRDAPSNVYYIAINQQSVSFKGVVVGLDWTYTCVAWESQTGVVRLWVNNKLYPRKVAGRGSSIAPSASAVLGQDRDPFGRMILSFAGEISNVNMWDYAFTWDDISGNSFNSFRRYTRKVISWTALRYEINGNVLLQPTNY; translated from the coding sequence ATTTGAGCGGTAAAGTTTTTGTCTTCCcagaaaaaaacagtttaaattatgtgatCCTGAAGGCAAATATCACAAGGCCACTGGAGAATGCCACCGTCTGTGTCAGCCACTACAGCGACCTGATCGGCCGCTACGTTATCTTCTCTCTATCCACGCCTGGAAAGAACAACGCCTTCCTTATCTCCAGAGATGCCCCCAGTAACGTCTACTACATCGCCATAAACCAGCAATCAGTTTCATTCAAGGGAGTGGTGGTGGGGTTAGACTGGACATACACCTGTGTGGCCTGGGAATCTCAGACTGGAGTGGTCCGGCTTTGGGTGAATAATAAACTCTATCCCAGAAAAGTTGCAGGGAGAGGGTCTTCTATTGCGCCCAGTGCCAGTGCAGTCCTGGGACAGGATCGAGACCCCTTTGGAAGAATGATTctgtcatttgctggtgaaaTATCTAATGTCAACATGTGGGATTATGCCTTCACATGGGACGACATAAGTGGAAATTCATTCAATTCATTTAGAAGATACACAAGAAAGGTCATCTCCTGGACAGCTCTACGCTACGAAATTAATGGGAATGTTCTCCTCCAACCAACCAATTATTGA